AACATCCAACATCTCGAAACGCTCAACGACGCCGTGGCCAGGGCCACCGGCGTGCGCGTGCGCGAGACCGTACCGGACACGTTTCTCGACCGCGCCGATGAAGTCATCAATGTCGACGTGACGGTCGAGGAGCTGCGCAACAAGCTCCGAGAGGGAAAGATCTACCGGCCGGAGAAAGTTGAGCAGGCGCTTTCACACTTCTTTCGCAAGGGCAATCTGTCAACCCTGCGTGAGCTCGCGCTTCGCGCCGTTGCCGACGAAGTGGGGGAGAAGGCGGCGAGCTACCGCGCGCGCGAGGGCCTCGAGCCAGCGCTGATCCCCGAACGCGTCATGGTGTGCATGAGCTCCAATACGCTGGCACCTCGCGTCATGAGGGCCGGCGCACGCATCGCCGGCCGCCTGGGCTCGAGGTGGTACGCCGTCTACGTGGAGGCGCCGCGGGAGCGACCGGAGCACATCAACCCGCGGGATGCGGAAGCGTTGCGGACAGAACATCACGCTCGCGGAGAGCCTCGGCGCCACGGTGGTGCGCGTCAAGGCCGCACGTCCGTCAGATGGTCTCATCGCGTTCGCCCAGCGTGAAGGGGTCACCCACGTCATCTTCGGCCAGAGTGCCAGGTCTCGGTGGGAGCTGCTGTGGCATGGATCGACGCTCGACCGGTTCCTCGGCGGAGTTCCCGACGCGGCCGTACAGGTCGTGCCGCTGAACGAGGCGTGATGGTGGATGTGGCGAGGATTGTTCTCGCCACAGGCGCGTGGCGCCCTCGCGTGCTCTATTGGACGTAGGCGGATGGTCGGCGCGAGTGAGCGTTGCGGGGCGCGACCACGGCCACGGCTCGCAAGCACCACGGCTCGCAAGAACTTGACGAAGCAGACTGCCTGATGCGAGTCTGAGTATGGCCCGGGGAGCAAAGCAAATGATCAAGACAGTGGAGGCCGTGATCGACGAGCGTGGCAACGTCAGACTGCTGGAACCCGTGCGTCCCGACGAGGCCCGTCGCGCACTCGTGACCATCCTGGACGAGCGTCCCGCCGCACGCGCGTCGGAGACGGCGCTTCTGAGCGAAGCCGCGTTGGCTGAGGATTGGGATCGGCCTGAGGAGGACGAGGCGTGGTCACACCTGCAAGAGGTGCAGTAGTGCTCGTCCGGTTCCCCTTTTCCGACCTGTCCCGGACCAAGCTGCGTCCGGCGGTTGTACTCGCCGATGCTGGACGTGGTGACCGCGTGCTGTGTCAAGTTACCAGCAAGCCGTATGCTGACGCCGCAGCGATTGTATTAGACCAAGGCGCATTCGCCTCAGGCTCGCTGCACGTCACGAGCTACGCTAGGCCAGCAAAACTGTTCACGGCCAGCAGCGATCTCATCACCGCAGAAGTCGGCGCGCTCAAACCGGAAGCCATGACACGGATTGTGGACGCCGTGGTGGCTCTGTTGCGGGCAGGAACCGCGAGCGACCCCCAGACGTAATCTGCCACGCACATGGGGTGCAAGGGGCGGGTCACGGCGTCGCTCCGACATCGCGACACGGAAGGTGGGCCAACGCCTCGTAATCAGCGTGCTATCTGGTTCAACTCGTCCGGCGCGGACAGGTCACACACCGGGCCTCCGGCCGCGCAGGCGTCGGCCGCATCATGCGTGACGAGGATCGTGGGGAGCTGCCGTGCGGCAATCTGGCCGAACACGAACCGTTGGATCTGCGCGCGGAGTGAGGTGTCGAGGCGGGAGAACGGTTCATCGAGCAAGAGCGCGCGGGGCGTGGCCAGCAGCATGCGCATGAGCGCCACGCGGGACCGCTGACCGCCGGACAACGTGGCTGGATCTCGGTCAGCGAAACCGGACAGGTCGGCCTCCGCCAACGCGTCCTCGATGCGCGCGCGCCGCGCGGCACGGCCGCGGAGTGAGGCCGGGAGCCCGAAGGCGAGATTCCCTCCGACCGACAAATGCGGAAACAGCAAGTCATCCTGAAACAGGATGCCGATGCGCCGCTCGTTGGGCCCGAGCCCGGTCAGATCGCGACCATCGAGCCACACCGTACCGCTGACCTCGAAGGCAGGCGGCACTGCGCCGATGACGACAGACAACAGGGTCGATTTGCCAGAGCCTGACGGTCCCATGACGGTCAGCACTTCGCCCGGCGCAATGTCTGCATCCAGCGTGACGAGTCGACGTCCGCCGAGAGAGATGCAGATCTGCTCAAGGCGAAGTCCGGCAGTCATGCGTGGAGCCTCAACGCACGGCGGTTCCGGAACACAAGTGCCGGGATGGCCAGCGCGGCCGTGAATCCGATGAATGCTGCTGCGGCTTGCGTGAGGGCGTACACACCGATCAGGCGTCGGTCGCCACCCGAGGCGAGGGCCACCGCTTCTGTCGTGAGGGTCGACACGCGGCCCGCGCCAATCAAGAGCGTAGGCAGGTATAGGCCCACGGACACGGCAAATCCCACGGCGGCGGCGGCCAGCACAGGCCGCAGCAGCAGAGGCAGCCGCACGGCCCAGAACACGCGGTCAGGTCCGGCGCCAAGCGTGGCGGCGGCGAGACCCATGCGAGGATCCCAGGCCCGAAAGGGATCAGCGAGAGAGAGAAAGACATACGGGACGACGAAGATCACATGCACCGCGATGACACTCAACTGGCCGCCATTCATACCGACAGCCGTCGCGAGCGTTTGAAGTCCGAGGAGAAAGACGATCTGCGGGATCAGGAGCGGCAGATACAGCAGCCACAGACTTCTAGCGGGCCGCGCCCTTCGGTCGCGCCCCACGACGCTCGCTTGACGCACCGAAACTTGACTCAGTGAGTCAAGTCTTCGGTCCTCAAGGGTTTTGATCGTCGGCTGAACGCCGACACGATGCTCTGCCTCGAGGCAGGCGAGCGTGAGGACCAACGCCACGAGCGTCGCGGCACCGCCAATCCGCGCCGTCTCGCCGACGACGGCGCCAAGCTCGCCGCTGGCGTATGCCCAGGCGCGCCCACTGAACGCTTGAGGAAGCACGTCGGGGAACGTCCACAGGCCAGCCACGGACCACACCGCCAGTCCGATTAGCCCCAGGAACACAGCGCTGGCCGACAGTCCGGCACCGCCGAGCGCAAGGACGCGGAACACACTGTCGCGCGCGCCGCGCCCTCCCGCCTCGATCCAGACGCGGCCCAGGCGCGCGCCGATCAACTCGCCAAGCCGCCAGAGCCCGAGGGTCCCGAGGACCAGCATGAGCTGCAACACGGCGCCTGCCGAGGCGCGGAACCGCAGCGCCAGATCGGGATCGTTGGTCCAGTGCAGGATCTGGACCGCGAGTGTCGGCGGCCTCGTCGGGCCGAGGATGAGCGCGACGTCTATCACAGACATCGAATACGCCAGCACCGCGTAGATCGGCAGGCGGATCTGAGGATAGACCTGCGGAAGGACGCTCTTCACCCAGGCCGTCACATGGCCGTAGCCCAGTGTTTCGGCCGTGAGACGGCTGCGGTTCGCGTCCGTCTGTCCCAACGCCGCCAGGGTCATCAGCAGGAGGAACGGCACTTCCTTGACCACCAAGCCACTCACCATGGCGAGACCGTGGGGATCCTGCACGATCAACACATCAGGAGGCGCGGTCCAGCCGGTCGCCCACGGCGACAGCGCACGGACCATCCAGCCTGACGGCGCGATCAGGAACGCGAGCCCGAAGGCGGCTGCCGCGTGGGGCACGGCGAGCAGTGGCGCCAGCGGGCGTTCGATGGCGACGAAGAGGCGGGTCCCTTGCCACGCCGCGCAGATGAGGACCGTCGTGCCCAGCGAGAGCGCCGTCGCGAGCAGGCCAGTCGTCACGCTCAGCGCCGCGGATCGAGTGAGACCAGGCCAGGCGAGCAGGTCGCGCCAGGCCGCAAGACTGATCGCGTCGCGCCCAAGGGCCGGTAGCCACCCCAGGGCCGGCGCTAGCGTCCCGGCCACGCCCGCCAGAAGCGGGACGAGCAAGATGGCGAGCGTCAACGTCGGCGCCCACGGCAGCAGCTGCAGCCGGCTCGATGTACGCCGGTGAGCCGACGGGATCGCGGGTGCGACGCTCACGGGACGACACCGTAGCGGCGAAGCCAATCCTCCTCGATGCGCACCATCCAGCTCGGATGGGGTTCCTGCAGCGCTTGGCCGAGCTCCTCACGGGAGAGGGTCGCCACGCCGAGGTCAAGGTTGGCGAAGCGCGCACGGTCAGCCGCTGGCAGCCGCTCGATGTCGAGCACGGTCAGCGAGCCCCACACCTTCGGATCTTGCTTACGCGCTTGGGCCTCGGGCGACATCAGAAAATTCGCTACCACCATGGCGCCTGCCTTGTGCGCGGCGTTGTACGGGATCGCGACGAAGCTCGCATTGCCGATGGTCCCCCCGTCGAGCACATAGGTGCGCACGGTTTCCGGCAACTCCTGATTCGCAATGGCGGCGGAGGCTTCCCCCGGGCTGAAGGAGATCGCAATATCGATCTCGCCGTCGGCCATCATCTGCCGCATGCGCGGTCCGCTCTGCGGATACGCGCGACTGGACCTCCAGAGATGCGGGGTCAGGGTGTCGAGCCACGACCACAGCGGTGCGGTCACCTTGGTATACGTCGCTTCACTGACAGGATCTTGAAGCATCGATACGTCGTCTAGCAGTCCGTACAGCGCTTGTTTGAGGAAGGTGGTGCCGACAAAGTCCGGCGGTTGGGGATAGGTGAACCGGCCCGGGTGGGCACGCGCCCAATCGAGGAGCGCCTTCATGCTGCGAGGAGGGTCGGCCACCCGCGCGGTGTCGTAGTAGAACACCACCTGGGCCATGCTCCACGGCGCTTCCAGCCCCTCGGTGGGCACGGTAAAGTCGCGCGTCACCGCCGGTTTCCCCTCCACGTCGACATAGCGCCAGTTGGGCATCTGCTCCACCCAAGGGCCGAAGAGCAGGCCATGTTCCTTCATGGCGGCGAAGTTCTCGCCGTTGATCCAGATGAGATCGACCGACCCGCCGGCAGCGCGCCCAGCTGACTTCTCGCCCAGGACTCGGCTGACGGCCTCCGCCGTATCTGCGATCTTGACGTGCTCGATGCCAACCTCGAACTGGCGTTCGGTCTCACGCGCGACCCACGCGATGTAGTTGTTGACGCGTCGATCGCCCGCCCAGGCATACCAGTACACGGTCTGACCTCGCGCCTGCGCCACGACGGCGTCCCAATCCCCAGGATCGGGCTCCGTCATCGTCGTACAGGCCGCGAGGAACAGTGTCAGGCCGACGGCGACGACCCTCGTCATCACGGGCGACGGGCTCCTGTCGCGGCCTCGCGGGCGGCCAGGCGTTCCCCCCGGATGTGGTCGATCACCGGTCCCAAGACCTGTTCGTGGAACCGATCGCAGCCGATGCACAGATTGCGATACGGTCGGCCATCGGGAGTCGTGGTGCGGCATGCCTCGAGGAATCGGGCGACGTCCCACCCGGAGGTGATCCCCATCCGCTCCGGATGACCGTTCGAGATCGCTTCGAAGGCAGGATGGCCCTCGAGGCTGGCGAGAATCTCGTCGAGCGTTTCCTCGGTGAGGTTCCCGAGCGCCTTCTTGGTCTTCAGACAGCACGGGAACACGTCGCCATTCGGATCGATCGAGACTTCGGAGCCGGAGAAGCCCCGTCGCAAGAAATTCAACCCGCCCGACCACGCATTGCAGAAGTTGTCTTGGATGGTGGCGCGCGAGAGCGAATGCTCCCAGGCGCGTCCCCGCGGCCAGATCTTGCCAATCCAGGCATCCTCGGTGGCGCCGAACAGCGAGTAGACCGGGCCGCTGTCACCAGCCTTGGGCCAGTGACGCTCGCTGACGGCGAGCGCGCTGTCGGTCATGCCAGCTGCCTCGAACATCTGCCGCAGCCGGTCGATGAGCGGCAGGCGGTTGTCGCCCTCCATCCCGACATGGAAGTCATCCATGCCGGCACAGGAGATCATCCAGACACCACGAGCCAGGAGCTCGTCGATGACGGCCGGCGTGACCAGATCGCCGGTGGTCTGCACAACCACCCGCACGCCTTGACCCGCGTAACGCGCGGCGATGGTGTCCAGCGCCGGATAGAGCACCTCCTCGCGAACGGGGTCGATCAGCACTTCGCCGCCGGCCAGGATGATCCGTCCCGGGCGGCGCTCATAGCCACCGGGAGCCGTCTCACTTGGCGCTGAGAGATCGAGATAGTCGATCCGTTCTGGCAAATTCGCAATCACCCGTGGAGCGGTGACCTTGGCCTCGTCGACGAGCGCACGCAGCCGACTGCGCGCGTACGGACGGAACCGCGGCTCGTAGCAGTGCGTGCACTTCCGATGACACGCCCAACTCACGACGTAATAGATGCTTTCCACGGTACACCTCCACTCAATCAAAACTCGAACCGTGCGCCGAGCTGAACGATCCGCGGCGCCGTCGCATTGCTGACGAACCGACCGAATGCCTCGCTGGAGAGAGTGCTCACCGGAAAGTTGAAGTTCACATTGTTGAACAGATTGAACACCTCGAGTCGCAACTGCAGGGCGCTCATCGGACTCACCATCGGCATCCGCAATCGCCGAGTCAACCCGAGATCGACATTGAAGTAGTCGTCGCCGCGCATCGCGTTGCGACCAACGTCACCGAGCTCGCCCGTTGGGGGCGCGACGAACGCGTCAGGATTGAAGGCGAATCCCTCGGGCACGTTCTCATTCGGATCGCTCACCTGGTTCGGACGCCGGTTGGCAATCTGTAGCACCGGATCGAGGCTGCCGACACTCACCGTGAACGGTTGCCCGGACTGCCAGGTCAGAATGCTGTCCGCGTGCCAGTTGGCCAGCACTGATGAGAGGAATCCCCCGTCGTGCAAGAACCGATGCCCTTCACCGAAGGGCAGGGCCCACGTGCCACTCGCCACGAGCCGGTGTGGCATGTCGAAGTTCGACCGTCCCCGGTTCGCATCGGGGTTGAACGAGTCCTGCGGCAGGTCATCGTCGCCGGTGCCGATGCCGCTGGCATCATCGTCCGATTTCGACCACGTGTACGCGACCAGGAAGGAGCTCCCGCCCGAGAACCGCCGTTCGAGTTGTGCCTGGAGCGCGTGATACACGGAGTGTCCGTTGAAGTGTTGTTGGAAGATGTCGCTGGAGAATCGCGCGCCCTCTGGTACGTCTGGACCGGCAAACGGCCGAGATCCGACGGGCAGTCCGTCAACGAGCGCGGCGGGACTGTTGACGGCGACGACCTGGTTGATGTTGATCGGCCGAGACTGCTTGTACCCACGCCGTCCTACGTAGCCGATCTCGCCGACGAGCGAGTGGCCCAGCTCGCGTTCGATGCCGATGTTGAATTGCAGCGCCAGCGGCGTGGCGTAGTCGACGTCGATCGACGCGGCGGAGGAGGCTTCTCCGCTCCCGAGCAAGCTCGTGAACGTTGTGGCGTCACTCCCGTCGGTAGGAAACGGCACCGGGTCGTTGTGGATGGCGGTCAGGGCGAACGGGGCATTCGTTCGGGCCGTCGAGAAACGGTCTTGAAAGACGCCGTTGTCGTAGTAGACGCCGACGCCGCCTCGAAGAACCGTCCGACCTGAGTCATCGAGCCGGTATGCCCCTGAGAAGCGGGGAGCGAAATTGTTCGTGTCGATGTCGTGTAGTCGCGACAGTTCGTCCGAGCCAACAACGAAGTTGCCGACGCCGGGGATGAGATTCGACAGCAGGTCGTCAGCCTCGGTCAACGGGGTGTCTAGCTCGTAGCGAAGGCCCAGGTTGAAGGTGAGTCGCGGCGTGACCTGCCAATCATCTTGGATATACGCGCTGAAGGCGGTCGTGCGGAATCGCCGAGTCGGGTCGGCCGAGCTGATCGTGGCCTGCGACGGCAAGCCAAGGAGGAAGTCGGCCAGGGCCGCCACGGGTGCGTTGCCGGGAATGGTGGGGTCGATCACGCCGTTCTCGGTGCCGTTGAACGTCAGCGACCCGCGGAGCGTCCGGAACTGGCTCGAGTCGACCTCCGCGTAGCGCAGCTCGCCGCCCAGCTTGATCGCGTGGGCGCCACGCGTGACCAACAGACTGTCCATGAACTGAAACAGGGTGCGATTCGTCGTCGACGCACCGAGGTCGTCGGTGAAGGGCTGGCCGCCCGTGCCCCCGAAGCCCGTGATGTTGATGATCGGCAGCCCGCGGCCAAACTCGTTCTGCGGCGCACCGTTCGGCAGCCCGATCGAGGCAGGGTCGACGTCGTTGAGGGTGATGATCGGATTGCTCTGCCGATTGAGGCCGAAGCGCACCTCGTTGAGCACGCCCGACCCGAAGGTGTGCGTATACGCCACCGCCAGCGACTGTCGCCGCTCCGGGTTCGAGAACGGAAACGCGGGCAGGGAGGCCGACGTGAAGAAGATATCGAAGGGGAAGAACTGATCCTGAAAGTCGAAGTTATAGCGGGCGGTCAGCATGTCTCGATCTGACAGCCGGCTGTCGGTGCGCACGACGAAGGCGTCCTCCCGCATGGTCTGCAGGCCGTTGGCGACGAAGTTCGCGCCCGGGTCCGCGGTGTTCGGCAGGGGGATGAAGCCGTCGTTGATAGCCTGTGAGATCGGGGAAATCTGGCCGCTGATATCGAGTTGTGCGGGCGCCGTCGGCTCGCCGGCGTCGAAGATCCCGTTCCCGTTTGCGTCCGTGAATGCCGTGTAGCTCAACGCGCCGTTCCGCTGCGCCTCGGTCGGGACATTGCTGGTGAACGGCCCCGTGCTCATGTCGACCTGGTTGCGCTCGTAGTTGAAGAAGAGGAAATGGCGATTCGGCTGGAGGGGGCCACCGACCGCACCGCCGAACTGGTGCGAGCGGAGCTCTGTGGACGGCAGGTCGTTCTCCTTGACGAAGAAATCCTCGGCGTCGAGCGCGTCGTCACGGAAGAACTCGTAGCCCGACCCGTGCCAGGTGTTCGTTCCGGAGCGCGTGACGTAATTGATGATGGAGCCGGAGTAGCGGCCGTACTCGGCTTTGAAGCCGCTGGTCTGGATGTCCGCTTCCTGAATGGCCTCGACCAACGGCGGGAACGCGATCACGCCCTGCTCGGGAATATTGATGTCGACGCCGTCGAGAAAGAAGCCATTCGAGCGTGACGGTGCGCCGTTCACCGAGAATGCGCCAGCATTGCCGTCTGACGGCGTCGCGAGGCCGAACTGGTTGAAGGCCGACGACCGGAAGCCTCCGGCCGCGCTGACACCGGGTGCCGTCAGGGTGAGCTCTTGAAGTTGACGGCCGTTCAAGGGTAGGTTCCGAATGCGCTCGTCTGGCAGTACCGTCGCCAAGTTGCCGCTGCCGCTGTTGGTGATGGGGGCCTCGACGATAATCGCGTCTTCCACGGCGGCTACCCGCAGCACCACGTCGGCGCGCCGTTCCTCTCCGACGCGTAACGTAAGGCCGGGTTGCTGACCCTCGGTGAACCCGGCGGCTTGCACGCGCACGGTGTAGGAACCGGGGAATAAGAGCGGCAGCCGAAAGCGGCCGGCTTCGTCGGTCGTCGTCGACCACTCGAGCCCGGTGTCCTCGGCCGTGACGAACACCGTGGCCACCACGACGGCAGCGCCCTGTTCGTCGAGCACGACACCCATCAACGTGGCCCGCGCATCCTGCGCGGCGGCGAGCCGTGGCGAGGTGACCAGCATGGCTATCAGAAGCACGAATAGCAATCGCGACATCATTCCCATCTCTCCAGTGGGGGCGGGCTGCGTCGGCCCACGCGTGCCGGGACGACACCTCCCATGCTCGCGTGTGCGGAGACACCTGCGCACCGCGGGTAGGCCCGACCCCTTCGACTCTTCGACTTCGCTCAGGGGCGGGCGCCGACGACGTCGGAGCGCAATCCTACGAACAGAGATGGGCGAATGGAGGACCGCGTGTGGTGCGGGCGGAGCAGAGCAGGAGCGATGGGAGGGGGGCGACATGCGTCGCGGCGGCTGGCACCAACGGGATGAGGGCGCGTACCAACCATCGATAGGCCCGCCAGAGCGGCGCGACCACACTGCGTCGATAGAGTGATCGGATAGCGCCGCTCGCGTCGAGGTCGGGCGATGAGTCCGTGTCGAGAATCGTGACGCCGAGCTGGTCTGCGCACGCGCGAAGGTGGCGGTGAACAGCGGCCGTCCTCCAATTGACCGCTCCGAACATCCGGGGGGTCGTCGGCGTCAGGCCAATCGCGTTCACGCCGCCGTCATCGGCGGGCGCGAGGAAGAGGGCGCGTTCGTGGCTCTCGAGGTGGTCGAATGCTCGGCGAATCTCTGTAGGCTCGATCGGAGGACTATCGCCGCCGACGATGAGCGCGGCGCTCGCGCCGAGCCGGAAGGCTACATCAAAGGCCGCGTTGAGCTTGACGTCGAATCGATCGTCTGGCTGCGTTTCGATGTCGACGTCCGGCAGCGTCTCCTGGAGCGACGCCACGGAGTCGCGCGGGGCCACGACCAGGAAGTCCGCTCCGGCTTCGTCTGCCGTTCGGCGCCAGGCCGAAAGGAACGACTCGAAGAGCGCCGTGCCCGGGCCGGCCGGCAGCCGCTTCGCACGCGCCTCAGCCGCCGGCGAACGCGTGAAGATGACAATGGTGCGCCCGGTCATATCCGTGACAGTCTCCCGGACGGTCGATTCGTTACAGCAGGTAGGGACGCCTCGCCGAGGCGTCCGCGTTCGCGCGGCGCATTCGGCATCGATGCACGGGTCGTCTCGCTGTCCAGGGCCCAGGGCGTGGCAACGAGTGGATTCGGCGTGCGGCTTCGGTCACATCCTGGCGACGGGCACATCAGGTAGCCCACGCCGCCGCCGTCTCTCGATCTCGTCTGCGTACACCCGCCGCCGATCCACGAAGAACATGCCGCCCCGACCTCGCCGCAACCGGACGCGCCAGTACGTGGCCCACGCCAGCAGGCGCTCCGGCCACAGGACGTGCCGCCGTCCTCGGCCATAGGGACCACCACAGAAGTACACCCCTGGGGTGAGGGGCGGGCGGACCACGGCGGCCGCCCCGGCCGGCTTCTTCAGGGCGTACACGTCGGCGGCCCAGTGGCCAGTGATCAGGTTAGCCGTGGGAAACGGAGCACTGTTTCCCCAGAGCACGCAGCCCCTTGGTCCATTGGCATTGCAAAACCACGGAAAGAGTGTCCGGAGGCAGCACGTAAAGTAGGCGAACTCGCGCGGCCTGTACTCCCGTTGGCGAAACAGAATCAACAGTTCCCGCCGCTCTCGCCGGACGAACCGCCAGATCTCCGCCCGGAAACGCCTGTCGGTGAAGTGTGCCAACGCGTCCGAAAAGTCCGTAAAGATGCAGATGCCGCTGTTGTAATGCGACGCGCCGTGAATGTAGTTGATGCCATGCGGCATCCGACGGCTCGGCCCCTGATGCAGCTGGGGGACGACGGCTGAGAGAGCCGCCCGCCTGGCCAGGAACCAGCACGTTGTGGTCAGCACCACGTCGTCCGGCGGCAGGACACTATCTACTCCGCCGCGCGCCGAGCGGTACAGGACGTTCTGGGCCCAGACATACTGCCCGGTGTCGGGATTGATGCCCGTCGCCCACGGATGGTCGCGATGGATCAGGCCGACCGGCATCGGCCTCAACCAAGTGATGTCCAGTACTCGCAGGATGCCCAAGCCGTTGTGGGCCACCTGGCCGGTCCAGCGCAACGGTAACCCTGACCAATATACGAAGGAGTCCCGCCACGACGCGACTGCAGCGCGGTCAGGGGGACGCTGTCCTTCTGGCGGCAGTGCCCCTCCGTCCGGCCGTCTGTTGTGCGGGCTCGGGGGAGAAGGCACCAGGACCGTGCCCGAGAGCGTCGTGGTGGACACAGGCTGTTCCTCCTCTCAGCGGCGGGTCTGGCAGGCGTCCGCTGGAACGGTTTCCGCCCCTTCGTCCGGGGCGGGCACCGCACCGCCAG
The sequence above is drawn from the Luteitalea sp. genome and encodes:
- a CDS encoding ABC transporter permease subunit; protein product: MLPWAPTLTLAILLVPLLAGVAGTLAPALGWLPALGRDAISLAAWRDLLAWPGLTRSAALSVTTGLLATALSLGTTVLICAAWQGTRLFVAIERPLAPLLAVPHAAAAFGLAFLIAPSGWMVRALSPWATGWTAPPDVLIVQDPHGLAMVSGLVVKEVPFLLLMTLAALGQTDANRSRLTAETLGYGHVTAWVKSVLPQVYPQIRLPIYAVLAYSMSVIDVALILGPTRPPTLAVQILHWTNDPDLALRFRASAGAVLQLMLVLGTLGLWRLGELIGARLGRVWIEAGGRGARDSVFRVLALGGAGLSASAVFLGLIGLAVWSVAGLWTFPDVLPQAFSGRAWAYASGELGAVVGETARIGGAATLVALVLTLACLEAEHRVGVQPTIKTLEDRRLDSLSQVSVRQASVVGRDRRARPARSLWLLYLPLLIPQIVFLLGLQTLATAVGMNGGQLSVIAVHVIFVVPYVFLSLADPFRAWDPRMGLAAATLGAGPDRVFWAVRLPLLLRPVLAAAAVGFAVSVGLYLPTLLIGAGRVSTLTTEAVALASGGDRRLIGVYALTQAAAAFIGFTAALAIPALVFRNRRALRLHA
- a CDS encoding MazF family transcriptional regulator, producing the protein MVTPARGAVVLVRFPFSDLSRTKLRPAVVLADAGRGDRVLCQVTSKPYADAAAIVLDQGAFASGSLHVTSYARPAKLFTASSDLITAEVGALKPEAMTRIVDAVVALLRAGTASDPQT
- a CDS encoding radical SAM/SPASM domain-containing protein; its protein translation is MESIYYVVSWACHRKCTHCYEPRFRPYARSRLRALVDEAKVTAPRVIANLPERIDYLDLSAPSETAPGGYERRPGRIILAGGEVLIDPVREEVLYPALDTIAARYAGQGVRVVVQTTGDLVTPAVIDELLARGVWMISCAGMDDFHVGMEGDNRLPLIDRLRQMFEAAGMTDSALAVSERHWPKAGDSGPVYSLFGATEDAWIGKIWPRGRAWEHSLSRATIQDNFCNAWSGGLNFLRRGFSGSEVSIDPNGDVFPCCLKTKKALGNLTEETLDEILASLEGHPAFEAISNGHPERMGITSGWDVARFLEACRTTTPDGRPYRNLCIGCDRFHEQVLGPVIDHIRGERLAAREAATGARRP
- a CDS encoding DUF2064 domain-containing protein, which gives rise to MTGRTIVIFTRSPAAEARAKRLPAGPGTALFESFLSAWRRTADEAGADFLVVAPRDSVASLQETLPDVDIETQPDDRFDVKLNAAFDVAFRLGASAALIVGGDSPPIEPTEIRRAFDHLESHERALFLAPADDGGVNAIGLTPTTPRMFGAVNWRTAAVHRHLRACADQLGVTILDTDSSPDLDASGAIRSLYRRSVVAPLWRAYRWLVRALIPLVPAAATHVAPLPSLLLCSARTTRGPPFAHLCS
- a CDS encoding ATP-binding cassette domain-containing protein is translated as MTAGLRLEQICISLGGRRLVTLDADIAPGEVLTVMGPSGSGKSTLLSVVIGAVPPAFEVSGTVWLDGRDLTGLGPNERRIGILFQDDLLFPHLSVGGNLAFGLPASLRGRAARRARIEDALAEADLSGFADRDPATLSGGQRSRVALMRMLLATPRALLLDEPFSRLDTSLRAQIQRFVFGQIAARQLPTILVTHDAADACAAGGPVCDLSAPDELNQIAR
- a CDS encoding ABC transporter substrate-binding protein — its product is MTRVVAVGLTLFLAACTTMTEPDPGDWDAVVAQARGQTVYWYAWAGDRRVNNYIAWVARETERQFEVGIEHVKIADTAEAVSRVLGEKSAGRAAGGSVDLIWINGENFAAMKEHGLLFGPWVEQMPNWRYVDVEGKPAVTRDFTVPTEGLEAPWSMAQVVFYYDTARVADPPRSMKALLDWARAHPGRFTYPQPPDFVGTTFLKQALYGLLDDVSMLQDPVSEATYTKVTAPLWSWLDTLTPHLWRSSRAYPQSGPRMRQMMADGEIDIAISFSPGEASAAIANQELPETVRTYVLDGGTIGNASFVAIPYNAAHKAGAMVVANFLMSPEAQARKQDPKVWGSLTVLDIERLPAADRARFANLDLGVATLSREELGQALQEPHPSWMVRIEEDWLRRYGVVP